The genomic region TCTTATTGCATCAAGATAAACTCTAGTTTGAACAACAATTGGTTCATTAAAAGTAAACCAGTATTTTACCTTATGTCCAAAATGCTTAAATGCTTGTTCTGCATACTTTACAAATAAATCTACAACCTTTTTAGAACCCCATCCACCATACTTTTCAAATAAATATAATGGTAATTCATAATGTTCTAAACATATCATTGGCTCTACGCCATTTTTCTTTATTTCATCTATATAATCATTATAAAATTGAACAGCTTCTTCGTTTACTTCGCCAGTTTCATAGTCTTTAATAAATCTTGACCAGTCAATTGAAGTTCTAAAGGCATTTAATCCTACTTCCTTCATAAGCCTTGCATCTTCTTTATATCTATTATATAAATCAGCAGCTACAGTAGGTCCAATACCATCATGCCATAATTCAGGAACGGCTTTATACCATCCATCCATATAGTTCATATTTTTTTCAGTTTTTCCTGTCCAACCCTCTGTTTGCCATGCTGATGCTGCAGCTCCTAGTATAAAATTTTCAGGAAGATTTACCTTTTTTAGTGCCATTTTTATATCCACTCCTTAATAATAAAATTGGAAGTTCACAGTATGCTTAATTAAGCTTACCTAAATAATTATTAAGTATTTTATACTGTGAACTTTAAATTAATTGTTAGTTTTTATTACTAATCTTCATTAGATCTTTTCTTAAATCTATTATTTCTTCAGCAAGCTGTCTAACTGTTAATCCTGTCATTAAATGATCTTGAGCATGAATGAATAATAAATCTAATTTAACCTTATCTCCTTGTGCTTCTTTTGTTAATAGCTCTGTTTGCATATTATGAGCCATATTAAATGCTTCTCCACATTTCTTCATTAATTCTTCTGCTTTTTCTATATCTCCGTTCTTTGCTTCTCTTATTGCTTCAATTGCATAACTTCTGCCATCTCCACTAAATGTGATAATTCCAAATGCTACGCTTTCTAAATCTTCCATAAAAATTCTCCTATTCTATTAATTTTTTCTATGACTTAATAATTCTTATGCTATTGCGTCTGATTCAGCTTCTTCAAGTTCTAAAGATTTTTCTTGTTCAACTAATTGTCTATCATAAACCTTTACAAATGGTAGATATACAAGACCTACTACTATTACGTTAATGAATTGTATAACTCCTGCCATTATATCTCCATTAGTTGCTAAGATACCTGATATAAATAATGGTGTTGTCCAAGGAACTGCAATACCTGCTGGTGCTGAAACTAGTCCGAAATACATTGATAAATAAGTTATTGCTCCTGCTAACATTGGTCCTATAACGAAAGGTATTATCATTATTGGGTTTAAAACTACTGGAATACCAAATATAATTGGTTCTGATATATTAAATATTGCTGGTCCTATTGCTAATTTTGATATTGTCTTTAATTGCTTTGACTTAGCAAAAATTATCATTACTACTATTAAGCCTAAAGTTGCTCCACAACCACCTATACCGTTTACAAAGATATCATGGAATTGCTTTGTAACAATATTAGGAAGTTCTGCTCCTGCTTCTAAAGCAAGTCTGTTTTGGTCCATTGCTGGTAATAATATTGAATCCATTACTCCAAATACAACTCTTGTTCCATGGATACCCATTGTCCAGAAAAAGTGATATAAGAAAATTGTTGATAAAGTACCACCAAAAGATAATCCAACAGCTGCTAATGGTGCTCCTAGGAATTTACTAATAAATACAAAGACTGTTTCATAGCTTGTTGCTTCAAAGAATAATCTTATTCCTAAGAATGTAACAAGTATTACTAAAGCTGGTGTTATTGCTGAGAATGACTTTGATACTGCTGGAGGAACTGAATCTGGCATCTTAATTACCCAGTTCTTATTTACTATATATATGAAAATTTCTGTTGAGATTATTGCTGTTAATATTGCTGCAACTAAGCCACCAGCTGAAAAGTTTGTTGTTTGCCAAACTCTACCTAAGTTTAAAATTTCTCCACTTTGTAAAGTTTCGTTTATGTTTAATACAGGTATTAGTAGTAAGAATGCTGATAGAGCAATTGCACCTGCTGATAATCCATCAACTTCTTTATCTTTAGCAAGATAATAAGAAATTGAAAAAACAGCTAGCAAAGATACAATATCAAAGGTTACTCTTACTGGATAAAGAATTTTTGTAGTAAAGTCTGGTATTATACCGTTTACAAAATCTGCATAGCCATCTATAGGTAAGTTACCTAAAATCATAAATATTGATCCAACAATGATAAGGGGCATTGTGATTGATAATCCATCTCTTAAAGCTCTTATATGTCTTTCTGCAGCTATCTTACCAGCAATAGGCATCATTTTATTTTCCAAAAACTTAATAAATCTATCCATTTTTTTACACCTCTTCATTTAATTTATATGGAAGTTAAGTTAAAATTGTTATATAATATCTTTGTACACGTTTACTTATTAATGTCATTTAGTTTAAAGGCCAATAAACTATCTGACATTAATATATCACTTGTGAAAGTTTTTTTCAATACCTGAAATAAATTTTCTTTTATTTTTTTTATTTATTTTATTTTTTACTTTTTTATTGTATAATAACAATAAATTATCACACTATAGAAAGGATTTATTTAATGTCTAAGGAAATGAGTTGCCTTCTTCAAATGCGCAAAAATTACAGCAAATTAAGTGCTAAAGAAATTGAAATAGCTAATTTTATATTAGAAGATCCTCAACGAGTAATTTACTATACTATAGATGATTTTTCTAAGGCTTTAAATGTATCTGAAGCAACAGTTTCTAGATTTGTACGTAAATTAGGATTTAAAAAGTTTCAAGTTTTTAAGGTGGCTTTAGCTAACGAAATTACTACATCTTCTAATTACAAATCTCTAGCTATAAAAAAACCTGAAAAAAACTTTCATAGTTTTAGTAATATTATTTTTGAACTTATTAAAAATTCAAATCATGATAATAACGAAAAAACTTTAGCCAAGCTTAAATCAAATCTAATTATTTATGAAAAGGTTGCCTTTTTAGGAGTTGGAAACGCTAACGAATTAGCTTTTAATGCTTATAATAGTTTTCCTAATGCAAATAGTAAGCTTTTGTACAATCAAGATTTTATATTTCAAAAAAATATTGCTTTTGATTTATCTAAAAATGATTTAGCAGTTTTATTTTGCACAAATGAAGAAGATGAAGATTATATTTTAGAAATAATAGATGTATTGAAAAAAAATCATGTTACAACTATTGGATTTTCTTATAATTCAAACAGTATATTTTCTAAATCTGTTGCATACTCTCTAGCATCTAATATAGAAAATAATTCAGAGTTAACTGAAGATATACCTAATAAAATTTATATCTTGTCTTTAATCAAATATATGTATAATACTTGTTTTTCGGAATAAAAATAGACTATCTCAAAATACATTAAGTTTTTAATTATTTTGAAATAGTCTTTCTTTTATATTTAATTATTTTTCAAAATAGCATCAATAGTTATCTGCATCTTTTCGTTTAACTTATGATCCTCTAATAAAACCATTGATATTAAATCTATAATATACATTACAGAAAATTGGCTATTTATAAATTTATTCTTATCTACAAATTTAGGATTATACACGATAAGCTCTATATCGGATAATTTACTAACCATACTATCCTTAAAGCTAGTCATTCCTACTATTTTAGCTCCTCTTTTTTTAGATAGCCTTAAAGCTTGAATAAGTTCTTCTGTTTCTCCAGAAATAGATATTCCTATAATTAAATCACCCATTGAAACAATAGAACTATTAATTATCATCATATGAGAATCTGTTATACTATGAACATTAAAGCCCATTCTAAGGAGTCTTTGCATCATTTCTTCACCTGTTAAACCTGAGCTCCCTACTCCATAAATATAAATATGTTTTGCTTTTTTAATTTCATTTACAACTTTAAATATAGAATCCTTATCAATAATTAATTTAGTTTTTTCAATTACTTCATTGTAATACTTATATACATAAGAAAAAATTCCTTCTTCTTCATTTTGAGCAGATTCAGAACCAGTTGAACTAAGTTTTATTTTCATATCTACAAAATTATCACAGCCGATTTTTTTTGAAAATCTTGTTATTGTAGCTCCTGAAGTACCTATTTCCTTTGCTAAATCTGTAATATTTATATTTTTTATCTTATCTCCATATTGAAGTATATAATCAGCAATAGCCTTTTCTTTTTCAGAAAACTGAGTATACTTATTTTGTATCTCACATAAAATATCCACTTATTTTCCTCCACTAATTTATTTTATATTAACAATATACATAATTTTTAAAAATTATCCAAGTGGAATAAAATAATTTTCTTAACAAAAAAACAGAGGTAGAAACCAAAAGATCTACCTCTAATATATTTTTTATATTATTATAATACTTTTATAAGCTCATCATTAAATTTTTTTGTTATTAATTGTGGTCTAGTTATTGCGCTTCCTACAACTACTGCATGTGCTCCCATTTCTATAGCTCTTTTAGCCTTTTCAGGAGTGTCAAAATTACCTTCAGCAATTACTTTCCCTTTACATTTTTCTACTAAAGCCATTAATACTTCAAAATTATTCATTCCCTTTGAATGTTCTGTATATCCAACTAAAGTAGTTCCAATATAATGAAAGCCTAATTTATCAGCCCTTAGTCCCTCTTCAATTGTAGATATATCCGCAAAAAACTTTTGATTTGGATATTTTCTTAGTACTTCTTTTAAGAATTCCTCATCTTGATCTTTTGTTGCGTCTAAAGCAAGTATATCTACTCCGGCATCAACAAGGGCGTCAACTTCCTTCATTGTTGGTGTTATATATGGCTTCAGTCCAGGATAATTAATTTTTATTATTCCTATAACAGGTAAATCAACTGCTTTTTTTATTTCAATAATATCTTCAACGCTATTAGCTCTTATTCCTATAGCACCACCTTCTTTAGCAGCTACAGCCATTCTGCTCATAATATATGAACTATGCAATGGTTCGTGTTCTAATGCTTGGCATGATACTATTAGTCCTCTTTTTACTGCTTCCATTGTTATTAATCTCTCCCTATTAATTCATTTATTTTCTTGCTTAATGGATCTGCCTTTGCTCCAAATATTGCTTGAATTCCACCACCAACTTCTAATACACCAGTAGCACCTAATTTCTTTATTCTTTCCTTATCTACTTTTTTAACATCCTTAACAGCAACTCTTAATCTTGTTATGCAAGCTTCAACATCTTCTAAATTTTCTTTTCCGCCTAATGCTTCTAAAATTTGAACTGCTTTGCTATTTATTTCATCCTTTGGAGAAACTACTTTTACTTCTTCATTACCATCTTCAGCATTTTCATCCCTTCCTGGAGTTTTAACATTAAATTTAGTTATTAAGAACTTAAATGTAAAGTAATATAATGCTGCCCAGATGGCACCTTGTACTAATACTAGTAACCAGTTTGTTTTAGCATTTCCTTGAAGTATTCCAAATAGAGTAAAGTCTATTAATCCGCCTGAGAAAGTATTACCTATTGATATATTTAGTAAGTCAGCAACTAAGAATGAAACTCCATCAAAAAAGGCATGAACTACATATAGCCATGGTGCTATAAATAAGAACATAAACTCTATAGGTTCAGTGATACCTGTAATAAAGGAAGTTAATGCTGTTCCTAAAAATAAACCATAAAATGCTCTTCTTCTTTCCTTAGGTACACAATGGTACATAGCTAAACATGCTGCTGGTAATCCAAACATCATTGTTCCAAAACGTCCTGCAAAGAATCTTGTGCCTTCTGTAAATAATCCAACATGATTTGGATCAGCTAATTGAGCAAAGAATATGTTTTGAGCACCAACTATTGCTTGCCCTGCAACAGTTTCAACTCCACCTAATTCTGTATACCAGAATAGTGGATAAATCATATGATGTAATCCTACTGCTCCTGATAGTCTTAATAAGAAACCATATAGGAAAGTTCCTAATACACCTAAACCTGCTATTCCCTTACCTGCTGTTACTAACCAGCCTTGGAATGTTGGCCAAATTAAAAAGAATACAACTGCAACAAAAACTGCTCCTAGAGATGAAACTATTGGTACAAATCTTGATCCACCGAAGAAACCTAAAACATCTGGTAGTTTGATTGTGCTATATCTATTATGAAGAAATGATACCATTAACGCTATTACTATAGCCCCAACAACACCAGTATCTATAGATCCTATTTCAGGATTAAAAGTTGTTATCATTCCTGCTATTGAAGCATTCATAACTAAGAAGGCAACAGCTCCTGCTAAACCAGCAGTTCCTTTATCCTTTTTAGCTAATCCTACACAAAGACCTATACATATAATAAGCGATAAGTTTGCAAATACTGCATTTCCTGCAGCTGACATAATTGCAAAAATTCCTTGTAACCAAGCTATATTTAAAAATGGATATGCATTTATAGTATTAGGATTTGTTAATGCTCCTCCTATACCAAGCAATAAACCAGCTGCTGGTAATATAGCAATTGGCAACATAAAGGATTTACCTAACTTTTGTAATTGTTTGAACATTAATATGCCTCCTTGAAAATTATTTTAATAAAGTTTGCTTTATTAAAATTATATTCATCTGAATACATTTACATAGTATCACGAAAATAATTTTTATGCAATAGATTTTATGAATATTTTTTTCTTTATTTTCTTCCTTTTTTACCAAACTATTATCTCCTAAAATATAGTTAAATATTTAAAGGGAGATACTTTTGTACCTCCCTTTAAATTAATTTAATTATATCTTCTTTATATTTTTCCAAATTATCTTTAAATATTCCTTTTATAACAAATGGTCTTCCCCCAAGAACATATACTGTTCCATTAAAAAAGATAGCCTCATCTACATCATGGGTGACAAACAATATGATTTTATCCTTTTCTTCTAACATCTCCTTTAAATCCCTCATAATTAAATACTTAATTTTGTAATCTAAAGATTTAAAAGGTTCATCCATTAAAATAAGCTTTGAAGGTTTAAGAAAAGCTCTGGCAATATTAACTCTTTGCCGTATTCCCCCGCTTAATCTTCCAGGATATTCATTTTCTATTTCTTCAATATGTAAAAGCTTTAATATCTCTCTTATTTTCCTTATTCCTTCTTCTTTATTAAAATAATCATATATAAATAGCTCCATATTTTCTTTAACTGTAAGCCAAGGAATTAACCTATCCTCCTGAAATATATAACTTATATCTTTATTTGTATCAATTCCTATTATTTCTCCATTATCAGCCTTTACTAATCCTGCAATAATATTAAGCAAGGTACTTTTACCTCCACCTGATTGTCCAATTATACAATTTATATTATCTTTAATTTCTAAATTAAATTTATCAAATATTATTTTTTCTTCAAAAGACTTAGATAAATTTTTAATCTTTAATTTCATTTTCCTATCTCCATTTATATACCCTTTTCATAAGCAGTCTATTAATTAATTCAAAAAGTAAAGAAAGCAAAGCTATAATGAAAATCCAAGCAAAAATTGCTGTTGTATTGAAATTTACCTTTTCCAACTGAATAGCAGCTCCTATTCCATATCTTGGTTGACCATGAACTTCCCCAGCTATAACTACCTTAAAGGCTAATGAAATAGATGATATCAAAATTCCCATAATATAAAACATAATAGAAGGAATATATATTTTTAGTACTTTTTCCTTTGTTGATACACTATATACTTTACACATATCTAAAATATTTTTATCAATTTCTTTTAAAGAATTTAAAATTCCCTCATATAATATTGGGAAAACTATTGCAAAGCCTACAACATAGGGTGCCTTATTCTTATCAAACCAAATAAGCGCCAATAAAACCAATATCATAGTGGGTATTGTCTTTCCTATCGTATTTATCGGCTTTAAAAAATTTCTAAAAAAGGGATACAATAAAGATAGTATCCCTAAAATAATAGATAAAGCTAAAGCACTAGTAAAACTAATAAAAGTTCTATATAAACTGCTAAATACATTGTTTATAAAATCCTTACTCTTTAATATATCTAACATTGATAATATAATTTTTTCTATCCTTGGAATATATATTTCCTTATTAATTTTTATTGCAAGAAGCTCCCAAAGTATTATTAAAATCAGGAGTGAAATTAGGCTTTGCCTTTTATTTTTCCATAAAAACTCCTTCATCTGGAACCTTTCCTCCTATAGTTACTGGATCAAAGTCATTTAATTTATTAAAATATGTTTTATATTCATCCTTAGAATCGCTTATCTTTACAAATTTAATATTAGCCTTATCTATTGCCTTGGAAATTATAGACTTATCAGCTGAAACTCCTATTTCCTCACAATAGTTTGCTAATTCCTCCCTATTTTCATTTGCAAATATAGTACTTTCTTCCACCTTATCTAAAAAAACATCTATAAATTTACTATCATTTTCAATTAAATCTTCTTTTACTATTATAGTAGCTTGAGGAAATCCGTAATCTGAAGAATTATTATTTTTCCATTCTTCATTTAAATCCATAACTACTTTTAATTCAGGCTTCTTTGATGAAATTTGTGAGAAAGCTGGTTCAGGAACAACAGCATATTTAGTTTTTCCTGCTAAAATCATTGGGGCAAGTTCAGTAACTCCATTAACATAACTAAAATTAAAATCAGCTTCTATATCATATTCTGTATCTTTTAATATTGATTTAGTAACTATATCAGGTGTTAATCCTTTCCCAATATTATATATTGCTTCTCCCTTTAAATCATCAATAGCTTTTTCTCCATCTAATGAAATTAAATAAAATGCTCCCCATCCAGTTGTTGCTACAATTTTATATCCAGCATTCTTATTATATTGAGTTGCTGCAACATTTGATGGAACAACAGCAATATCAACTTCTCCTTTTAATACCCCTGATACAACATTTTCAGCTGTCTTTTCTATAGAATAGCTAACATTATACCCATCTATAATTTCTGGATTTTCCTTTATCATTTTTGCCATTGCCATACTAGGTAATCCATCTGGAACAATAACTTTAATTTCCCTATCTTCTTTAGGAATATTGTCTGCTTCTTCATTAGTTGATGAGCCACATCCTGTAAAAACAAATAAAGTCATTGCCATTGTAATTATTTGCATTAACTTTTTCTTCATCTTAAATTATACCTCCTGGATAAATATTACTATAACTATAATACTACTCTTTTTTCCATCTTTTTTCAATTTGTAAAAAATGAGTTGTTTCGTTAAATTTAAGAAACAACTCATTTTTTAATATTTATAGTTCAACTACTCTTTTCATTATTTCATTACTTCTTTGAATAAACTCATCAAGTTCTTCTGCATTTAATGACTTATTAGAAATTAAAGCTAAATCAACTATTTGATTGCATATTAATTTAATTATATCTTTCTTAATTTCATCATCCTTAAGGGATACTAACTTCTTAACTATAGGATTATTATCATTTATAACAAGTGTCTTTTCCTCTGGGAAGCTCATTCCAACAGCTCCGCCAAATTGCTTTTGCATTTCTGCCATTCTTCTTGAATATTCAGAAACAAGTATCATAGCTGGAGTTCCTTCACTTTTTAAACTTTCTACAGAATACTCTTTAACCTTATCGCCTATAGCTTCTTTAAATAATTCTATAATTTTATCCTTTTCTTCTTTATTTTCTTCTTTATTTTCCTTATCTTTTAGAATATCAGATAAGTCTGAATCAACTCTATTAAACTTAATATTTCCAACCTTATATTCTAGGAAGGATATAAAATTGTTATCTATTGGAGTACTTAGTATAACTGCATCTAATCCGTATTCCTTAAATAACTTAATATATTGAGATTGTTTTTCTGTATCATTAATATAGAATACCTTATTTTCATGTTTGTCCTTTGCATTTTCTAAGTAATCATTTAATGTAATATAATTACCTTCAATATTTTTAAATATTATTGAATCTTTGATTTTATCATAGAAACTTTCATCCCTTAGGCATCCATATTTAATGAATAGTTGAATATCATCCCAGAATTCATTATACTTTTCTCTATCATTTTTGAATATTGAATTTAACTTATCAGCTACCTTTTTTACTATATGCTTAGATATTCTGCTTACATCTTTATCATTTTGTAGGAAACTTCTTGAAACATTTAAAGGTAGATCTGGACAGTCAATAGCTCCTTTTAAAAGTAATAGGAACTCAGGAATAACTTCCTTTATATTATTTGCTACGAAAACTTGATTATTAAATAGCTTTACTTCCCCTTCTATTAATTCAAATTCATTTTTTAATTTAGGGAAATAAAGAATTCCTTTTAAATTAAAAGGATAATCAACATTTAAATGTATCCAGAATAAAGGATCTTGGAAATCATGAAATACCTTATGATAGAATTTTTTATATTCTTCATCTGTACATTCACTTGGCTTCTTAAGCCATAAAGGATTAGTATCATTTAATGGAGTATCCTTTTCAGAACTCTTATCTTCTTCCTTTTTATCCTCATCCTTTAAGAAAATTTCTACAGGTAAAAATCCACAATATTTTTCAATAATTCCCCTTACTTTATAGAAATCTAAAAATTCCTTACTTTCATCATCTATATATAGAGTTATAGTGGTTCCCCTTGTAGTTCTTAAATCTGAAGGACTTATTTCATATTCAGTTCCGCCATCAGAAATCCATCTAACAGCCTCCGAATCTTCTTTATATGAAAGGGTATCTATTTGTACTCTCTTAGATACCATAAATGCTGAATAAAAACCAAGTCCAAAATGGCCTATTATATCATTTCCTTCAGCCATTTTATCTTTATATTTTTCCACAAAATCCTGTGCACCTGAGAAAGCTACTTGATTAATATATTTTCTAACTTCTTCCTCAGTCATTCCTATTCCATTATCACTGAAAGTTAATGTACCTTTTTCTTTACTTACTGAAACTATTATTTTATAATTTTCTTCATTGTTACTTTTAGCTTCTCCAAAAGATACTAGTCTTTTATGCTTACTAACAGCATCACAACCATTACTTATAAGCTCTCTTATAAATATATCTTTATCTGAATATAACCATTTTTTTATGATAGGAAAAATATTTTCAGTATTAATTGAAATATTACCCTTTTCATTACTCATAATATCATCCCTCCAAAACATAATTTTAAAATTCTAAAAAGTTAATGTCAATATTTCCATTGATTGTTAACTATTTGTACAAAATTTGTACATGTTCTCACCATCGTTATTTTATTAAAAAATGTATATAATATATTAAGAATAATAAATCAAAGGAGAAAGATATGAAATCATTTAGTGAATTAGGTTTGAATGACAATATAGTAAAGGGATTAGAACTTCAAGGCATAACTGAACCAACAGAAATTCAATCTCTTACTATTCCTGAAATATTAAAAAATAAAGATGTTATAGGAGAATCTTTTACTGGCAGCGGAAAGACCTTAGCCTTTCTTGCTCCAATATTTCAAAAAATTAATACTGAAAAAAGGGAGATGCAAGTTCTTATTATTCAACCAACTCATGAGTTAGTTATGCAAACAGAAGCACAAATAAAAATGCTTGCAGTTAATTCAAATGTGTCTGTTACTTCCCTAACTTTAATTGGTGATGTCAATATTTTTAATCAAATAAAAAAGCTTAAGGAGATTAAACCTCATATAATAGTTGGTACTCCTGGAAGAGTATTAGATTTAATGAATAAAAAGAAAATTTCAGCTCATACCATTAAAACAATAGTTATAGATGAAGCCGACAATCTTTTAGATAATACAAGCTCAGCCTTTGTTAAAGATATTATAAAAAAGACCATGAAAGATAGAGAAATATTAATTTTCTCTGCAACCATAAATAAAAATACTTTAGAAACTGCTAAAGCATTAATGAAGGATCCTGTTATCTTTAAAAATGAAAGTAATTTTTCCTTAAATCCAGTTATTGAACATATGTATATTGAAACAGATCCGAGAGAAAAATCAGAAGTGTTAAGAAAATTAACTTCTGCTATAAATCCTCAAAAAGCGGTTGTTTTTGTTAATAATGTCTACAAT from Clostridium isatidis harbors:
- a CDS encoding DEAD/DEAH box helicase, translating into MKSFSELGLNDNIVKGLELQGITEPTEIQSLTIPEILKNKDVIGESFTGSGKTLAFLAPIFQKINTEKREMQVLIIQPTHELVMQTEAQIKMLAVNSNVSVTSLTLIGDVNIFNQIKKLKEIKPHIIVGTPGRVLDLMNKKKISAHTIKTIVIDEADNLLDNTSSAFVKDIIKKTMKDREILIFSATINKNTLETAKALMKDPVIFKNESNFSLNPVIEHMYIETDPREKSEVLRKLTSAINPQKAVVFVNNVYNIDLVAERLNYHNKNAFAMHNKLTKEQRQNAMEKFRKGQIKILVSSDISARGLDIENVTHIINLDFPSNPLEYLHRAGRTARGKNSGCTISLVTAKEMHLIKKYEKEFKIKIVKKQLKQGQLLSID